The following are encoded in a window of Maridesulfovibrio ferrireducens genomic DNA:
- a CDS encoding 3-methyl-2-oxobutanoate dehydrogenase subunit VorB: protein MANNGEKLFIKGNEAIARGAIAAGLKCYFGYPITPQNDIPEYMSAALPAVGGEFVQAESEIAAANMLIGAAACGVRSMSSSSSPGISLKQEAISYLAGSQLPTVIVNMNRGGPGLGDIGPSQGDYFQSVKGGGHGDYRMLVLAPGTCQEAYDLTIKAFDLAFKYRNPVMILGDAILGQMKEPVITWTPDEKDEKEGHDWRMCGAKGREGRILKSLFLSEGSLAAHNQMLQDKYTDMASYTQQEEYQIDDAELVVVAYGSIGRIVKSTIKKLRNEGHKVGLFRPITLYPFPSDDLKKLAEQGKKFLTIEHNLGQMVEDVRLSIRTITDSDFFGFLPGNLPTPDDFEGPILKSLGGK, encoded by the coding sequence ATGGCTAATAACGGCGAAAAACTTTTTATCAAGGGCAATGAGGCTATTGCACGCGGCGCGATCGCTGCCGGCCTCAAATGCTACTTCGGCTACCCCATCACACCGCAGAATGACATCCCTGAATATATGTCAGCAGCACTTCCCGCAGTCGGCGGTGAATTTGTGCAGGCGGAAAGTGAAATTGCGGCGGCAAATATGCTCATCGGAGCGGCTGCATGCGGCGTTAGAAGCATGAGCTCATCATCAAGCCCCGGCATATCACTAAAACAGGAAGCAATATCTTACCTCGCAGGTAGTCAGCTGCCTACAGTCATAGTCAACATGAACCGCGGTGGACCGGGTCTTGGCGACATCGGACCTAGTCAGGGCGACTATTTTCAGTCTGTAAAAGGCGGCGGTCACGGCGACTACAGAATGCTAGTCCTCGCTCCCGGCACATGTCAGGAAGCATATGACCTGACAATCAAGGCCTTTGACCTTGCTTTCAAATACCGCAATCCCGTCATGATTCTCGGTGATGCCATTCTCGGACAGATGAAAGAGCCTGTCATCACATGGACTCCAGACGAAAAGGACGAAAAAGAAGGTCACGACTGGCGCATGTGCGGAGCCAAAGGCCGCGAAGGCCGTATACTTAAATCCCTGTTCCTCAGTGAAGGCTCTTTAGCTGCTCACAATCAGATGTTGCAGGACAAGTATACAGACATGGCTTCATACACTCAGCAGGAAGAATACCAGATCGATGATGCTGAACTTGTTGTTGTAGCCTACGGCTCCATCGGCAGAATTGTAAAAAGCACAATCAAAAAACTCAGGAACGAAGGACATAAAGTCGGCCTTTTCAGACCGATCACACTCTACCCGTTCCCTTCCGACGATCTCAAGAAACTTGCTGAGCAAGGTAAGAAGTTCCTTACAATAGAACACAACCTTGGACAGATGGTTGAAGATGTCCGTCTTTCAATCCGTACAATCACGGATTCAGACTTCTTCGGCTTCCTGCCGGGCAACCTCCCCACTCCCGATGACTTCGAGGGACCGATCCTTAAAAGTCTTGGAGGTAAATAG
- a CDS encoding thiamine pyrophosphate-dependent enzyme, with the protein MSEQEIIAFERADALVDVPTHYCPGCQHGVVQRLAGELLSEMGLTENTLLVTSIGCSVFLYNYLRVDSVEAPHGRAPAVATGVKRARADKFVLSYQGDGDLASIGMAEIMHCANRGENISIIFVNNTVYGMTGGQMAPTTMIGQKTTTSPAGRNAAKEGMPIRMAEIISQLGGTAFSARVAVNNVKNIRKAKKAMKKAFEVQQKELGFGFIELLATCPTNWRMTPIKANERIEEELIPYFPLGVFKDLTVEAED; encoded by the coding sequence ATGAGCGAACAAGAAATTATAGCATTCGAAAGAGCTGATGCTCTTGTAGATGTGCCTACTCACTACTGTCCGGGCTGCCAGCACGGTGTAGTTCAAAGACTCGCAGGAGAACTGCTCAGCGAAATGGGCCTTACCGAGAACACACTTCTCGTAACTTCCATCGGCTGTTCTGTTTTTCTCTACAACTACCTTCGTGTCGACAGCGTGGAAGCTCCTCACGGACGCGCTCCTGCTGTGGCAACAGGTGTAAAAAGAGCACGTGCCGACAAATTCGTTCTTTCCTATCAGGGAGACGGCGACCTTGCATCAATCGGTATGGCTGAAATTATGCACTGTGCAAACCGTGGTGAAAACATCTCCATCATCTTCGTAAACAACACTGTTTACGGAATGACAGGTGGCCAGATGGCCCCGACCACAATGATTGGGCAAAAGACCACAACCTCACCTGCCGGACGTAATGCTGCAAAAGAAGGCATGCCTATCCGTATGGCTGAAATTATCAGCCAGCTCGGCGGAACCGCTTTCTCAGCTCGAGTGGCTGTGAACAATGTTAAAAATATCCGCAAAGCTAAAAAGGCTATGAAAAAGGCTTTTGAAGTTCAGCAAAAAGAACTCGGATTCGGATTCATTGAGCTTTTGGCAACCTGCCCGACCAACTGGAGAATGACCCCGATCAAGGCGAACGAAAGAATCGAAGAAGAATTGATTCCTTACTTCCCTCTGGGTGTGTTTAAAGATTTAACAGTTGAAGCGGAGGACTAG
- a CDS encoding 2-oxoacid:acceptor oxidoreductase family protein, which yields MSKYLDSIIAGFGGQGVMLIGNLLAYAGMNAGLNVTYIPVYGPEMRGGTANCTVVLSEEEIGSPIIRSPHSLIMMNRPSLEKFQPVLMDGGVQIVNSSLIDKELVDTDRIKSYLVPANDIADKIGNTRMANMVALGAFIKATGIMDIKAVIDSLPNVISAHYTHLIPKNAEALQAGADAIA from the coding sequence ATGAGCAAGTATCTTGACAGCATTATTGCCGGATTCGGCGGACAGGGCGTCATGCTTATCGGCAACCTGCTGGCCTACGCGGGCATGAATGCCGGACTCAATGTAACCTACATCCCAGTATACGGCCCTGAAATGCGCGGCGGAACTGCCAACTGTACAGTTGTTCTTTCCGAAGAAGAAATTGGTTCCCCAATCATCCGCAGCCCGCACAGTCTGATTATGATGAACCGTCCTTCACTGGAAAAATTCCAGCCAGTTCTGATGGACGGCGGAGTTCAGATCGTCAATTCCTCTCTTATAGATAAAGAGCTGGTTGATACTGACCGCATCAAATCATACCTTGTTCCTGCCAACGATATTGCCGACAAAATAGGCAATACCCGCATGGCAAACATGGTCGCTCTGGGCGCTTTCATCAAGGCAACAGGAATTATGGACATTAAGGCTGTTATCGACAGTCTGCCAAACGTAATTTCCGCTCACTACACTCACCTTATCCCCAAAAATGCCGAAGCTCTGCAAGCAGGCGCTGACGCTATTGCTTAA
- the aroE gene encoding shikimate dehydrogenase, translated as MNVFRPEKLFGIIGFPLGHSMSPLLHNWGFSQKDIKAAYMAWPTTPEKLGDFMTALKTLPISGASVTIPHKLSVMDYIDELTPRAKAVGAVNTLYWKQDKLIGDNTDTAGCSEPLRPHCDHVERALLIGAGGAARAAIVGLKSLKIKDIFITNRTKSKAEALADEFGISCIDWDERGNEHYDLVINSTPLGMSGDKQQINPMIMDHIDEKTIVYDLVYNPLETVFLRDAKAKGSKTISGIEMFLHQGLAQFKLWTNYDLDELEARKLLLKHL; from the coding sequence ATGAACGTTTTCAGACCAGAAAAACTTTTCGGGATAATCGGGTTTCCACTAGGACACTCGATGAGTCCTCTTCTGCATAATTGGGGATTTTCGCAAAAAGATATTAAAGCCGCATACATGGCTTGGCCTACTACGCCGGAAAAACTCGGTGACTTCATGACAGCTCTGAAAACTCTGCCTATTTCAGGCGCAAGCGTAACCATTCCCCACAAGCTTTCCGTAATGGACTACATTGACGAGCTTACTCCCCGCGCAAAGGCAGTTGGCGCTGTGAACACACTCTACTGGAAACAGGATAAACTGATTGGTGACAATACGGATACAGCAGGTTGCTCTGAACCACTGCGTCCTCATTGTGATCATGTGGAAAGAGCTTTGCTCATTGGCGCAGGAGGGGCGGCGCGCGCAGCGATTGTAGGACTTAAAAGCCTTAAAATTAAAGACATCTTCATTACAAACAGAACAAAATCAAAAGCCGAAGCTCTGGCTGATGAATTCGGAATATCATGTATCGATTGGGATGAAAGAGGCAATGAACATTATGATCTAGTCATAAATTCAACACCACTCGGCATGTCTGGAGACAAGCAGCAGATCAACCCCATGATCATGGATCATATTGACGAAAAAACAATCGTCTATGATCTGGTCTACAACCCTCTTGAAACCGTTTTTCTTAGAGACGCGAAAGCAAAAGGCAGTAAAACTATCAGCGGAATTGAAATGTTTTTACATCAAGGCCTAGCTCAATTTAAATTGTGGACAAATTATGATTTAGATGAATTAGAAGCTCGCAAGCTTTTACTTAAACACCTGTAA
- a CDS encoding sensor domain-containing diguanylate cyclase, whose product MKHIDADLLIQEWQDVVDLLAAIINVPAGLIMKLDKGKLEVFVSSKTPDNPYKVGANEVMENSGLYCETVIKTNKKLKITNALTDERWKNNPDVKLNMISYLGFPILYPDGNPFGTICILDSKENNYSDNHEKLIEKLRDLIEKELTILDNNYQLKRISEIDALTQIDNRYSFLTKAEIEINRSKRYNHHFSFIFFDLDWFKKINDKYGHQIGDTVLKEFSKTVNSQLRTTDLFGRYGGEEFIVALPETDLASAKLLANRIRERVQKMNIVYESSNVSITVSAGVSELTDDDRDIDTVINRADMALYEAKQSGRNKVC is encoded by the coding sequence ATGAAACATATTGATGCCGATTTATTAATTCAAGAATGGCAAGATGTTGTCGATTTATTAGCAGCCATTATCAATGTTCCTGCGGGCTTAATTATGAAACTTGATAAGGGTAAGCTTGAAGTTTTCGTATCAAGCAAAACACCAGACAATCCATATAAAGTTGGCGCAAATGAAGTAATGGAAAATTCTGGCTTATATTGTGAAACCGTCATCAAAACGAATAAAAAGCTAAAAATAACTAACGCTCTTACAGATGAAAGGTGGAAAAACAATCCCGATGTAAAGCTAAACATGATTTCTTACTTAGGATTTCCCATACTCTACCCAGACGGAAACCCCTTTGGAACTATTTGCATTCTTGATTCAAAAGAAAACAACTACAGTGACAACCATGAAAAATTAATTGAGAAACTTAGAGATCTGATCGAAAAAGAACTGACTATTCTCGATAATAACTACCAATTAAAAAGAATTTCTGAGATTGATGCGCTAACTCAAATAGACAACAGATACTCTTTTCTTACAAAAGCCGAAATAGAGATAAACAGATCAAAACGCTATAACCATCACTTCTCATTTATTTTCTTTGACTTAGATTGGTTTAAAAAAATAAATGATAAATATGGACATCAAATTGGGGACACTGTTTTGAAAGAATTTTCAAAAACTGTTAACTCACAATTAAGAACAACCGACCTTTTCGGCAGATATGGTGGAGAAGAGTTCATAGTTGCTTTGCCTGAAACAGACTTAGCTTCAGCAAAGTTGTTAGCAAATAGAATTCGTGAACGTGTTCAAAAAATGAATATTGTCTACGAAAGTAGTAATGTGTCTATCACTGTGAGTGCAGGAGTCAGTGAACTGACCGATGATGACCGTGATATAGACACCGTCATAAACAGAGCTGACATGGCTCTTTATGAGGCAAAACAGTCTGGAAGAAACAAGGTCTGTTAA